The following are from one region of the Centropristis striata isolate RG_2023a ecotype Rhode Island chromosome 19, C.striata_1.0, whole genome shotgun sequence genome:
- the dmtn gene encoding dematin, with the protein MQKVEGRVTPVNLSSSRGPSTPGSPATAIVARVNDQVVGYRDLAALPRDKAILQVERPDLMTYQPHLTFSPLDPPRRERSLSPPASSPTRSPEVKARRAESDSGSPGGSTLQLQATRKISSSQQHFHRPDDGLNIYRKPPIYKQDVNKHMETVIKSAKFPAAQPPDPNQPSKIETEYWPCPPSLAAMEIEWRKKKELQEEDEFEDLSGEAETLQENELEKIQSNLGRLILKEEKEKAISFRRKTQSLPDRTHMTPSLSASASKSPSHSGPGLTRMQSAEFSSERGQQTAAQVRIRLQHEHPKNGEARRERMDRGNSLPSILEQKIYPYEALIVTHRGRCKLPPGVDRTRLERHLSPEDFLQLFGMPMAEFDRLSLWRRNELKKKASLF; encoded by the exons ATGCAGAAG gtggaGGGACGGGTCACTCCGGTCAACCTGTCCTCTTCCCGCGGTCCGAGCACGCCGGGGTCGCCCGCCACCGCCATCGTG gcgcGTGTCAACGACCAGGTGGTGGGCTACAGAGACCTCGCCGCTCTGCCCCGGGACAAAGCCATCCTGCAGGTGGAGAGACCCGACCTGATGACCTACCAACCTCACCTGACCTTCTCCCCCCTGGACCCTCCCCGCagagag AGATCTCTGTCTCCGCCCGCCTCCTCACCCACCAGGTCTCCTGAG gtaaaAGCACGCAGAGCAGAGAGTGACAGCGGTTCTCCTGGAGGATCAACGCTGCAGCTGCAGGCGACACGAAAGAtcagcagcagccagcagcaCTTCCACAGACCag ACGATGGACTGAACATCTACAGGAAACCTCCCATCTACAAACAGG atgtaaacaaacacatggAGACGGTGATCAAGTCTGCTAAGTTTCCTGCTGCTCAGCCTCCAGACCCGAACCAACCGTCCAAGATAGAGACCGAGTACTGGCCCTGCCCCCCCTCACTGGCTGCCatgg agatcgagtggaggaagaagaaggagctgcaggaggaagacGAGTTTGAGGATCTGAGCGGCGAGGCGGAGACACTGCAGGAGAACGAGCTGGAGAAG ATCCAGTCCAACCTGGGCCGCCTGATcctgaaggaggagaaggagaaagccATCAGCTTCCGCAGGAAGACCCAGTCCCTGCCCGACAGAACCCACATGACCCCCA gtttgTCAGCGAGTGCGTCCAAGTCTCCGTCCCACTCAGGACCTGGTCTGACCCGA atgCAGTCTGCAGAGTTCTCCTCAGAGAGAGGACAGCAGACAG CTGCTCAGGTAAGAATCCGTCTGCAACACGAACATCCGAAG aacgGAGAAGCTCGCAGGGAGAGGATGGACAGAGGAAACTCTCTGCCGAGTATCCTCGAACAGAAG atttaTCCATATGAAGCTCTGATTGTGACCCACAGAGGGCGCTGCAAGCTGCCGCCAGGAGTTGACCGCACCCGCctggag AGACACCTGTCTCCAGAGGACTTCCTGCAGCTCTTCGGGATGCCGATGGCCGAGTTCGACCGTCTGTCGCTATGGAGACGAAATGAACTGAAGAAGAAAGCCTCGCTTTTCTAA